Proteins from a single region of Bos javanicus breed banteng chromosome 7, ARS-OSU_banteng_1.0, whole genome shotgun sequence:
- the MAT2B gene encoding methionine adenosyltransferase 2 subunit beta isoform X1, which yields MVGREKELSIHFVPGDCRLVEEEVNIPNRRVLITGATGLLGRAVYKEFQQNNWHAVGCGFRRARPKFEQVNLLDSNAVHHIIYDFQPHVIVHCAAERRPDVVENHPDAASQLNVDASGNLAKEAAAIGAFLIYISSDYVFDGTNPPYREEDIPNPLNLYGKTKLEGEKAVLENNLGAAVLRIPVLYGEVERLEESAVTIMFDKVQFSNKSANMDHWQQRFPTHVKDVATVCRQLAEKRMLDPSIKGTFHWSGNEQMTKYEMACAIADAFNLPSSHLRPITDSPVVGAQRPRNAQLDCSRLETLGIGQRTPFRIGIKESLWPFLIDKRWRQTVFH from the exons ATGGTGGGCCGGGAGAAAGAGCTCTCTATCCACTTTGTTCCCGGGGACTGCCGGTTGGTGGAG GAGGAAGTTAACATCCCCAACAGGCGGGTTCTCATTACTGGTGCCACTGGGCTTCTTGGCAGAGCTGTGTACAAAGAATTTCAGCAGAATAATTGGCATGCCGTTGGCTGTGGTTTTAGAAGAGCAAGACCAAAATTTGAGCAGGTCAATCTCTTGGATTCTAATGCAGTTCATCACATCATTTATGATTTTCAG CCCCATGTCATCGTACACTGTGCAGCAGAGAGAAGGCCAGATGTTGTAGAAAATCACCCAGATGCTGCTTCTCAACTTAATGTGGATGCTTCTGGGAATTTAGCAAAGGAAGCAG ctgcAATTGGAGCATTTCTAATCTACATTAGCTCTGATTATGTTTTTGATGGAACAAACCCACCTTATAGAGAGGAAGACATACCAAATCCCCTAAATCTATATGGCAAAACAAAATTAGAAGGAGAAAAGGCCGTCCTGGAGAACAATTTAG GAGCTGCTGTTTTGAGAATTCCTGTTCTGTATGGAGAAGTTGAAAGGCTTGAGGAAAGTGCTGTGACTATTATGTTTGATAAAGTGCAGTTCAGCAACAAGTCCGCAAACATGGACCACTGGCAGCAACGGTTCCCCACGCACGTCAAAGATGTGGCCACCGTGTGTCGTCAGTTAGCAGAGAAGAGGATGCTG GATCCATCAATTAAGGGAACCTTTCACTGGTCTGGCAACGAACAGATGACTAAGTATGAAATGGCGTGTGCAATTGCAGATGCCTTCAACCTCCCCAGCAGCCACTTAAGACCG ataactgACAGTCCTGTCGTAGGAGCACAACGTCCGAGAAATGCTCAGCTTGATTGCTCTAGATTGGAGACCTTGGGCATTGGCCAGCGAACACCATTTCGAATTGGAATCAAAGAGTCACTCTGGCCTTTCCTGATTGACAAGAGATGGAGACAGACGGTCTTTCATTAG
- the MAT2B gene encoding methionine adenosyltransferase 2 subunit beta isoform X2, translated as MPEMPENMEQEEVNIPNRRVLITGATGLLGRAVYKEFQQNNWHAVGCGFRRARPKFEQVNLLDSNAVHHIIYDFQPHVIVHCAAERRPDVVENHPDAASQLNVDASGNLAKEAAAIGAFLIYISSDYVFDGTNPPYREEDIPNPLNLYGKTKLEGEKAVLENNLGAAVLRIPVLYGEVERLEESAVTIMFDKVQFSNKSANMDHWQQRFPTHVKDVATVCRQLAEKRMLDPSIKGTFHWSGNEQMTKYEMACAIADAFNLPSSHLRPITDSPVVGAQRPRNAQLDCSRLETLGIGQRTPFRIGIKESLWPFLIDKRWRQTVFH; from the exons GAGGAAGTTAACATCCCCAACAGGCGGGTTCTCATTACTGGTGCCACTGGGCTTCTTGGCAGAGCTGTGTACAAAGAATTTCAGCAGAATAATTGGCATGCCGTTGGCTGTGGTTTTAGAAGAGCAAGACCAAAATTTGAGCAGGTCAATCTCTTGGATTCTAATGCAGTTCATCACATCATTTATGATTTTCAG CCCCATGTCATCGTACACTGTGCAGCAGAGAGAAGGCCAGATGTTGTAGAAAATCACCCAGATGCTGCTTCTCAACTTAATGTGGATGCTTCTGGGAATTTAGCAAAGGAAGCAG ctgcAATTGGAGCATTTCTAATCTACATTAGCTCTGATTATGTTTTTGATGGAACAAACCCACCTTATAGAGAGGAAGACATACCAAATCCCCTAAATCTATATGGCAAAACAAAATTAGAAGGAGAAAAGGCCGTCCTGGAGAACAATTTAG GAGCTGCTGTTTTGAGAATTCCTGTTCTGTATGGAGAAGTTGAAAGGCTTGAGGAAAGTGCTGTGACTATTATGTTTGATAAAGTGCAGTTCAGCAACAAGTCCGCAAACATGGACCACTGGCAGCAACGGTTCCCCACGCACGTCAAAGATGTGGCCACCGTGTGTCGTCAGTTAGCAGAGAAGAGGATGCTG GATCCATCAATTAAGGGAACCTTTCACTGGTCTGGCAACGAACAGATGACTAAGTATGAAATGGCGTGTGCAATTGCAGATGCCTTCAACCTCCCCAGCAGCCACTTAAGACCG ataactgACAGTCCTGTCGTAGGAGCACAACGTCCGAGAAATGCTCAGCTTGATTGCTCTAGATTGGAGACCTTGGGCATTGGCCAGCGAACACCATTTCGAATTGGAATCAAAGAGTCACTCTGGCCTTTCCTGATTGACAAGAGATGGAGACAGACGGTCTTTCATTAG